In a single window of the Mauremys reevesii isolate NIE-2019 linkage group 3, ASM1616193v1, whole genome shotgun sequence genome:
- the PHF10 gene encoding PHD finger protein 10 isoform X3: protein MGSGDSSRSCETSSQDLGFSYFPAENLIEYKWPPDETGEYYMLQEQVSEYLGVTSFKRKYPDLERRDLSHKEKLYLRELNVITETQCTLGLTALRSDEVIDLMIKEYPAKHAEYSVILQEKERQRITDHYKEYSQMQQQNTQKVEASKVPEYIKKAAKKAAEFNSNLNRERMEERRAYFDLQTHIIQVPQGKYKILPTERTKVSPYPVALIPGQFQEYYKRYSPDELRYLPLNTALYEPPLDPELPALDSDGDSDDAEEGRGDDKRKIKGNSDNSSGNVSEGECANDNQEDSFQGRQKPRDKSATPRKDGSKRSVLSKSVPGYKPKVTPNAICGICLKGKESNKKGKTEALIHCSQCDNSGHPSCLDMTMELVAMIKTYPWQCMECKTCIICGQPHHEEEMMFCDVCDRGYHTFCVGLGAIPSGRWICDCCQKDPPTPRRGGRRGKNSKEG from the exons ATGGGCTCGGGGGACAGTTCTCGAAGTTGTGAAACTTCTAGTCAAGATCTTGG CTTTAGCTACTTTCCTGCTGAAAATTTGATAGAATACAAATGGCCACCTGATGAAACTGGAGAATACTATATGCTTCAGGAGCAAGTCAGTGAATACTTGGGTGTGACCTCATTTAAACGAAAATATCCAG ATTTAGAGAGACGAGATCTGTCTCATAAGGAAAAACTCTACCTCAGAGAACTAAATGTCATCACAGAGACTCAGTGTACTTTAg GTCTAACAGCCTTACGCAGTGATGAAGTGATTGATTTGATGATTAAAGAATATCCTGCCAAACACGCTGAGTATTCTGTAATACTGCAAGAAAAAGAACGCCAGCGAATAACAGATCATTATAAAGAGTACTCT caaATGCAACAACAGAACACACAAAAAGTAGAAGCTAGTAAAGTTCCAGAATATATTAAGAAAGCTGCCAAGAAAGCTGCAGAGTTTAACAGCAATTTAAACCGGGAACGAATGGAAGAAAGAAGAGCCTATTTTGATTTACAGACACAT ATTATCCAGGTGCCTCAaggaaaatacaaaatattaCCTACAGAGAGAACAAAGGTTAGTCCTTATCCAGTGGCTCTCATACCAGGCCAGTTCCAGGAGTACTACAAAAG ATACTCCCCAGATGAACTTCGTTATTTGCCATTAAACACAGCCCTTTATGAACCACCTTTGGATCCAGAACTGCCTGCACTGGACAGTGATGGAGATTCGGATGATGCAGAAGAGGGTCGAGGGGACGACAAACGGAAAATCAAAGGCAATTCG GACAACTCGTCTGGCAATGTATCTGAAGGTGAATGCGCCAATGACAACCAGGAGGATTCTTTTCAGGGAAGACAAAAACCAAGAGACAAAAGTGCTACTCCAAGAAAAGATGGTTCCAAACGTTCTGTACTGTCCAAATCAGTTCCTGGGTACAAG CCAAAGGTCACTCCAAATGCTATATGTGGAATTTGTCTGAAGGGTAAGGAGTCCAACAAGAAAGGAAAGACTGAAGCACTTATACACTGCTCCCAATGTGACAACAGTG GCCACCCTTCTTGTCTTGATATGACCATGGAGCTTGTTGCTATGATTAAGACCTACCCTTGGCAGTGTATGGAGTGTAAAACATGCATTATATGTGGGCAGCCTCACCATGAAGAAGAAATGATGTTCTGTGATGTATGTGACCGTGGTTATCATACCTTTTGTGTGGGGCTTGGTGCTATCCCTTCAG GTCGCTGGATTTGTGACTGTTGTCAAAAAGACCCCCCCACACCTAGACgaggaggaagaagggggaaaaacagcAAAGAGGGCTAA
- the PHF10 gene encoding PHD finger protein 10 isoform X2 produces the protein MAAVLSPRVCDSDPATPGAQSLKDDTEENSNDSSQPSKRRRMGSGDSSRSCETSSQDLGFSYFPAENLIEYKWPPDETGEYYMLQEQVSEYLGVTSFKRKYPERRDLSHKEKLYLRELNVITETQCTLGLTALRSDEVIDLMIKEYPAKHAEYSVILQEKERQRITDHYKEYSQMQQQNTQKVEASKVPEYIKKAAKKAAEFNSNLNRERMEERRAYFDLQTHIIQVPQGKYKILPTERTKVSPYPVALIPGQFQEYYKRYSPDELRYLPLNTALYEPPLDPELPALDSDGDSDDAEEGRGDDKRKIKGNSDNSSGNVSEGECANDNQEDSFQGRQKPRDKSATPRKDGSKRSVLSKSVPGYKPKVTPNAICGICLKGKESNKKGKTEALIHCSQCDNSGHPSCLDMTMELVAMIKTYPWQCMECKTCIICGQPHHEEEMMFCDVCDRGYHTFCVGLGAIPSGRWICDCCQKDPPTPRRGGRRGKNSKEG, from the exons ATGGCGGCGGTTTTGTCCCCGCGGGTCTGTGACAGCGACCCGGCCACGCCGGGGGCCcagtcgctgaag GATGACACAGAAGAAAATTCAAATGATAGCAGCCAGCCATCAAAAAGACGACGTATGGGCTCGGGGGACAGTTCTCGAAGTTGTGAAACTTCTAGTCAAGATCTTGG CTTTAGCTACTTTCCTGCTGAAAATTTGATAGAATACAAATGGCCACCTGATGAAACTGGAGAATACTATATGCTTCAGGAGCAAGTCAGTGAATACTTGGGTGTGACCTCATTTAAACGAAAATATCCAG AGAGACGAGATCTGTCTCATAAGGAAAAACTCTACCTCAGAGAACTAAATGTCATCACAGAGACTCAGTGTACTTTAg GTCTAACAGCCTTACGCAGTGATGAAGTGATTGATTTGATGATTAAAGAATATCCTGCCAAACACGCTGAGTATTCTGTAATACTGCAAGAAAAAGAACGCCAGCGAATAACAGATCATTATAAAGAGTACTCT caaATGCAACAACAGAACACACAAAAAGTAGAAGCTAGTAAAGTTCCAGAATATATTAAGAAAGCTGCCAAGAAAGCTGCAGAGTTTAACAGCAATTTAAACCGGGAACGAATGGAAGAAAGAAGAGCCTATTTTGATTTACAGACACAT ATTATCCAGGTGCCTCAaggaaaatacaaaatattaCCTACAGAGAGAACAAAGGTTAGTCCTTATCCAGTGGCTCTCATACCAGGCCAGTTCCAGGAGTACTACAAAAG ATACTCCCCAGATGAACTTCGTTATTTGCCATTAAACACAGCCCTTTATGAACCACCTTTGGATCCAGAACTGCCTGCACTGGACAGTGATGGAGATTCGGATGATGCAGAAGAGGGTCGAGGGGACGACAAACGGAAAATCAAAGGCAATTCG GACAACTCGTCTGGCAATGTATCTGAAGGTGAATGCGCCAATGACAACCAGGAGGATTCTTTTCAGGGAAGACAAAAACCAAGAGACAAAAGTGCTACTCCAAGAAAAGATGGTTCCAAACGTTCTGTACTGTCCAAATCAGTTCCTGGGTACAAG CCAAAGGTCACTCCAAATGCTATATGTGGAATTTGTCTGAAGGGTAAGGAGTCCAACAAGAAAGGAAAGACTGAAGCACTTATACACTGCTCCCAATGTGACAACAGTG GCCACCCTTCTTGTCTTGATATGACCATGGAGCTTGTTGCTATGATTAAGACCTACCCTTGGCAGTGTATGGAGTGTAAAACATGCATTATATGTGGGCAGCCTCACCATGAAGAAGAAATGATGTTCTGTGATGTATGTGACCGTGGTTATCATACCTTTTGTGTGGGGCTTGGTGCTATCCCTTCAG GTCGCTGGATTTGTGACTGTTGTCAAAAAGACCCCCCCACACCTAGACgaggaggaagaagggggaaaaacagcAAAGAGGGCTAA
- the PHF10 gene encoding PHD finger protein 10 isoform X1 — translation MAAVLSPRVCDSDPATPGAQSLKDDTEENSNDSSQPSKRRRMGSGDSSRSCETSSQDLGFSYFPAENLIEYKWPPDETGEYYMLQEQVSEYLGVTSFKRKYPDLERRDLSHKEKLYLRELNVITETQCTLGLTALRSDEVIDLMIKEYPAKHAEYSVILQEKERQRITDHYKEYSQMQQQNTQKVEASKVPEYIKKAAKKAAEFNSNLNRERMEERRAYFDLQTHIIQVPQGKYKILPTERTKVSPYPVALIPGQFQEYYKRYSPDELRYLPLNTALYEPPLDPELPALDSDGDSDDAEEGRGDDKRKIKGNSDNSSGNVSEGECANDNQEDSFQGRQKPRDKSATPRKDGSKRSVLSKSVPGYKPKVTPNAICGICLKGKESNKKGKTEALIHCSQCDNSGHPSCLDMTMELVAMIKTYPWQCMECKTCIICGQPHHEEEMMFCDVCDRGYHTFCVGLGAIPSGRWICDCCQKDPPTPRRGGRRGKNSKEG, via the exons ATGGCGGCGGTTTTGTCCCCGCGGGTCTGTGACAGCGACCCGGCCACGCCGGGGGCCcagtcgctgaag GATGACACAGAAGAAAATTCAAATGATAGCAGCCAGCCATCAAAAAGACGACGTATGGGCTCGGGGGACAGTTCTCGAAGTTGTGAAACTTCTAGTCAAGATCTTGG CTTTAGCTACTTTCCTGCTGAAAATTTGATAGAATACAAATGGCCACCTGATGAAACTGGAGAATACTATATGCTTCAGGAGCAAGTCAGTGAATACTTGGGTGTGACCTCATTTAAACGAAAATATCCAG ATTTAGAGAGACGAGATCTGTCTCATAAGGAAAAACTCTACCTCAGAGAACTAAATGTCATCACAGAGACTCAGTGTACTTTAg GTCTAACAGCCTTACGCAGTGATGAAGTGATTGATTTGATGATTAAAGAATATCCTGCCAAACACGCTGAGTATTCTGTAATACTGCAAGAAAAAGAACGCCAGCGAATAACAGATCATTATAAAGAGTACTCT caaATGCAACAACAGAACACACAAAAAGTAGAAGCTAGTAAAGTTCCAGAATATATTAAGAAAGCTGCCAAGAAAGCTGCAGAGTTTAACAGCAATTTAAACCGGGAACGAATGGAAGAAAGAAGAGCCTATTTTGATTTACAGACACAT ATTATCCAGGTGCCTCAaggaaaatacaaaatattaCCTACAGAGAGAACAAAGGTTAGTCCTTATCCAGTGGCTCTCATACCAGGCCAGTTCCAGGAGTACTACAAAAG ATACTCCCCAGATGAACTTCGTTATTTGCCATTAAACACAGCCCTTTATGAACCACCTTTGGATCCAGAACTGCCTGCACTGGACAGTGATGGAGATTCGGATGATGCAGAAGAGGGTCGAGGGGACGACAAACGGAAAATCAAAGGCAATTCG GACAACTCGTCTGGCAATGTATCTGAAGGTGAATGCGCCAATGACAACCAGGAGGATTCTTTTCAGGGAAGACAAAAACCAAGAGACAAAAGTGCTACTCCAAGAAAAGATGGTTCCAAACGTTCTGTACTGTCCAAATCAGTTCCTGGGTACAAG CCAAAGGTCACTCCAAATGCTATATGTGGAATTTGTCTGAAGGGTAAGGAGTCCAACAAGAAAGGAAAGACTGAAGCACTTATACACTGCTCCCAATGTGACAACAGTG GCCACCCTTCTTGTCTTGATATGACCATGGAGCTTGTTGCTATGATTAAGACCTACCCTTGGCAGTGTATGGAGTGTAAAACATGCATTATATGTGGGCAGCCTCACCATGAAGAAGAAATGATGTTCTGTGATGTATGTGACCGTGGTTATCATACCTTTTGTGTGGGGCTTGGTGCTATCCCTTCAG GTCGCTGGATTTGTGACTGTTGTCAAAAAGACCCCCCCACACCTAGACgaggaggaagaagggggaaaaacagcAAAGAGGGCTAA